From the genome of Streptacidiphilus sp. PB12-B1b:
GCGCGAGCCCCACGGGGGCCTGAGGAGGGCGAGGTGATCCGCATGCAGGTACGCACCACCGGCGACGGCGGCACGCCGCGCCCGTACGGCTTCGGCCGGCTCAGGGTCGCCCGGCGCCATGTCGACCTGCTGCGGGTGAGCAGCGCGCTGTGTCCGGGGACGTCCGCGGTCTGTTGACCGCCCGCGCCGTACGGCGTTGCACGCCGTCGGCCCTGCCCGGACCCGCCCGCTCACCCCCGCACGCCGCCACGCCGCCATGTCCCCACCATGGCGTGGTGCTGCACTTCCCTGGGACGGAAAGCACACCCTCATGAGCAGTTCTGAAACCTCCGCGCGGCCGTCCGCCGTGCCCGAACCACCGCCGCCGGCGGCCCCGCAGGCCGGGACCGGCGGCCGTCCCGACCTCGATCAGCTGCTCGACGCGAAGCCGGTACCGCTGCGCCGCCCCGGCCAGTGGGCCTCCGCCCTGGTCCTGCTGGTCCTGTTCGCCATGTTCGTGCACACGGTGCTGACCAACAGCCGGTTCCAGTGGGGCACCGTGGGGGACTACTTCCTCAACGCCTCGATCCTGCACGGGCTGGAGCTGACGCTCTGGCTCACCGCGGCGGTGATGGCCACCGGCTACCTGCTCGGGGTGGGCGTCGCCGCCATGCGGCTCTCCCGGAACCCGGTCCTGCGCTCGCTCAGCTTCGGCTTCGTCTGGCTGGTACGCTCCGTCCCGCTGCTGGTCCAGCTGCTCTTCTGGTACGAACTGGCCTCGCTGTACCCGCAGTTGTCGCTGGGCATCCCCTTCGGCCCGGAGTTCGCCACGGCCCGGACGGCGCACCTGTTCAGCGGGATCCTGGCCGCCTTCGTCGGGCTCAGCCTGGACGTCGCGGCCTTCTCCTCGGAGATCATCCGGGGCGGCATCCTGTCGGTGG
Proteins encoded in this window:
- a CDS encoding amino acid ABC transporter permease; its protein translation is MSSSETSARPSAVPEPPPPAAPQAGTGGRPDLDQLLDAKPVPLRRPGQWASALVLLVLFAMFVHTVLTNSRFQWGTVGDYFLNASILHGLELTLWLTAAVMATGYLLGVGVAAMRLSRNPVLRSLSFGFVWLVRSVPLLVQLLFWYELASLYPQLSLGIPFGPEFATARTAHLFSGILAAFVGLSLDVAAFSSEIIRGGILSVEHGQTEAAQALGLGNARIFRRIVLPQAMPAIVPATGNLLIGMLKATSIVSVIAVQDLLYSAQLIYNQNFLIVPLLLVATLWYIILTTLLSIGQFFVERYYARGSNRTARKGFWAVVRANVPLVGLS
- a CDS encoding putative leader peptide, with product MQVRTTGDGGTPRPYGFGRLRVARRHVDLLRVSSALCPGTSAVC